A region from the Aegilops tauschii subsp. strangulata cultivar AL8/78 chromosome 5, Aet v6.0, whole genome shotgun sequence genome encodes:
- the LOC141022599 gene encoding uncharacterized protein, with the protein MSWPSSPGSSTTHSSNPFAGPEPSAAAIRDLNIEARVPIRLDSSSTLYYAWKTYFNLVFREYYLTEHIDGSVDSAYMRGDPEWSAIEATLIRWFYQTVSKDIFHTVVTEDDDAYIVWAKINAVFTDNKLQCLVFLQQEFFGCHQENSTIDEYCMRLKMLAEELHDIVAKVSDDLMLSTLTAGLNEDFGNAASNLTLLLQPTFQRIVAYLKLEERRMTKLKQRV; encoded by the coding sequence ATGTCGTGGCCGTCCTCCCCCGGCTCCTCCACCACCCACTCGTCCAACCCGTTCGCTGGTCCCGaaccctccgccgccgccattcGTGACCTCAATATTGAGGCCCGGGTCCCTATCCGTCTCGACAGCTCCAGCACGTTGTACTACGCGTGGAAGACCTACTTCAACCTCGTCTTCCGCGAGTACTATCTCACCGAGCACATCGACGGTTCCGTGGACAGCGCGTACATGCGCGGCGACCCGGAGTGGTCCGCCATTGAGGCCACGCTCATCCGTTGGTTCTACCAGACGGTCTCGAAGGACATCTTCCACACGGTTGTCACTGAGGACGACGATGCCTACATTGTGTGGGCCAAGATCAACGCGGTCTTCACCGACAACAAACTTCAGTGCCTTGTTTTCTTGCAGCAGGAGTTCTTCGGCTGTCACCAGGAGAACTCCACCATTGACGAGTACTGCATGAGGCTCAAGATGCTCGCTGAGGAGCTTCATGACATCGTCGCTAAGGTCTCTGACGACCTCATGCTGAGCACCCTCACCGCCGGTCTTAATGAGGACTTCGGCAACGCGGCGTCCAACCTCACCCTGCTGCTGCAACCCACTTTCCAGCGCATCGTCGCGTACCTCAAACTTGAGGAGCGCCGGATGACGAAGCTGAAGCAACGGGTCTAG